In Streptomyces sp. NBC_00569, a single genomic region encodes these proteins:
- a CDS encoding glycoside hydrolase 5 family protein, with protein MTSAVRFGVNYTPSQGWFHHWLDFDLDAVRADLDSIAALGLDHIRVFPLWPYFQPNRTLIRPRAVEQLVQLADAAAERGLDVNVDGLQGHLSSFDFLPAWTQTWHRRNLFTDPDVVEGQEVYLRTLAGALADRPNFIGMTIGNEVNQFAAGPHPDPDRITEEQAGSWLLRVLAACEEGAPGRTHLHASYDAAWYQDDQPFTPAHSARLGALTAVHSWVFNGTAQRHGRTGTATEHHAAYLVELSKAWAGDPHRPVWLQEVGAPAPLVPAEHAAHFTEATVENALDCPDLWGVTWWCSHDVSRDLADFPELEYSLGLLTSDRQPKPAAQALARIVADRRAHPRTPAPRTTALVVDAGDDEAAPRRSVCAPGGAVFEAFARLTADGLRPTTVLASRADDKEHLAARGITEVVSPDHVTRTVGTAP; from the coding sequence GCTGGGCCTCGACCACATCCGGGTGTTCCCGCTGTGGCCCTACTTCCAGCCCAACCGCACCCTGATCCGTCCGCGCGCCGTCGAGCAGCTCGTCCAGCTCGCCGACGCGGCGGCCGAACGCGGGCTCGACGTGAACGTGGACGGTCTGCAGGGCCACCTGTCGAGCTTCGACTTCCTGCCCGCATGGACGCAGACGTGGCACCGGCGGAACCTCTTCACCGACCCGGACGTGGTCGAGGGCCAGGAGGTGTACCTGCGCACCCTCGCGGGGGCGCTCGCCGACCGGCCCAACTTCATCGGTATGACGATCGGCAACGAGGTCAACCAGTTCGCGGCGGGCCCGCACCCCGACCCGGACCGCATCACCGAGGAACAGGCGGGGAGTTGGCTGCTTCGGGTGCTCGCCGCGTGCGAGGAGGGAGCGCCGGGGCGGACCCATCTGCACGCCTCGTACGACGCCGCCTGGTACCAGGACGACCAGCCGTTCACGCCCGCGCACTCCGCACGGCTCGGCGCGCTCACCGCGGTGCATTCGTGGGTGTTCAACGGTACGGCGCAGCGCCACGGCCGTACCGGGACGGCGACCGAGCACCATGCCGCCTACCTCGTCGAGCTGTCCAAGGCCTGGGCCGGCGATCCGCACCGGCCCGTCTGGCTCCAGGAGGTCGGCGCGCCCGCGCCCCTGGTCCCGGCCGAGCACGCGGCGCACTTCACCGAGGCGACCGTGGAGAACGCCCTCGACTGCCCGGACCTGTGGGGCGTGACCTGGTGGTGCTCGCACGACGTCAGCCGTGACCTCGCCGACTTCCCCGAACTGGAGTACAGCCTCGGCCTGTTGACCAGCGATCGGCAGCCGAAGCCCGCCGCGCAGGCGCTCGCCCGCATCGTCGCGGACCGGCGCGCCCATCCCCGTACGCCCGCGCCCCGCACCACCGCGCTCGTCGTCGATGCCGGTGACGACGAGGCCGCCCCGCGCCGCTCGGTATGTGCCCCCGGCGGCGCCGTGTTCGAGGCCTTCGCCCGGCTCACCGCCGACGGGCTCCGGCCCACCACGGTCCTCGCGAGCCGCGCCGACGACAAGGAACATCTGGCCGCGCGCGGCATCACCGAAGTGGTCTCACCGGACCACGTCACGCGGACCGTCGGCACGGCGCCGTAA
- a CDS encoding alpha-mannosidase — protein MHDDRTLVEARLKRVLDERIRPAVYPESVPLEVAVWNAPGEPVPVAEGLAATPEPIAVGARWGAPWATCWFRVTGTVPQAWAGRTVEAILDLGFDENMPGFQCEGLVYRPDGTPVKGLNPRNQWVRVGAPVAGGEEVRLHIEAASNPVILDYHPFLPTQLGDKETAGSEPQYTLARMDLAVLDETVWQLVMDLEVLGELMAELPVESARRYDILRAVERALDAVDLQDVNGTAAAARGQLTDVLSAPAVPSAHRISAVGHAHIDSAWLWPLRETVRKVARTTSNMTALLEDEPDFVFAMSQAQQWAWVKEHRPEVWARVKKAVADGRFVPAGGMWVESDTNMPGSEAMARQFVHGKRFFLDEFGIENDEAWLPDTFGFAAGLPQIIKAAGSKWLLTQKISWSQTNKFPHHTFQWEGIDGTRIFTHFPPVDTYNCSMKGSEIAHAAKNFKDKGVARHSLAPTGWGDGGGGTTREMVAKAARLRDLEGSAQVVWETPEEFFKKAEAEYPNPPVWVGELYLELHRATLTSQARTKQGNRRSEHLLREAELWAATAAVRAGFPYPYEELDRIWKTVLLHQFHDILPGSSIAWVHREARRTYERVAEELNGIIAAAQRALAGEGSGTLVFNSAPHTRDGVPAGGARTPVIEGEAAIASRAAGGFVLENGLLRVEIDARGLVVSAYDLVAGRETVAPGRAANLLQIHPDFPNMWDAWDVDEFYRNTVTDLVDADEVAPGDGASVRVVRSFGDSRVTQVLSLAAGERRLGIDTEVDWHETEKFLKLAFPLDIHAERYASETQFGHFHRPTHTNTSWEAAKFEACNHRFVHIEEPGWGVSLVNDSTYGHDVTRTVRDSDSGTTTTVRVSLLRAPRFPDPETDQGVHRFRHALVPGAAIGDAVREGYRINLPERHVTGSGEVAPLVGVDHDAVVVTAVKLADDGSGDVVVRFHESRGGRVRATLTAGFEIAAAAATDLLERPLADAADPERDGDRITLTLRPFELVTLRLKRA, from the coding sequence ATGCATGACGACCGCACGCTGGTCGAAGCCCGTCTCAAGCGCGTCCTCGACGAGCGCATCCGACCCGCCGTGTATCCCGAGTCCGTGCCGCTGGAGGTCGCGGTGTGGAACGCGCCGGGTGAGCCGGTGCCGGTCGCCGAAGGGCTCGCGGCGACGCCCGAGCCGATCGCGGTGGGCGCTCGCTGGGGCGCTCCGTGGGCCACCTGCTGGTTCCGCGTGACGGGGACCGTGCCCCAGGCCTGGGCGGGCCGGACCGTCGAGGCGATCCTCGACCTCGGCTTCGACGAGAACATGCCCGGCTTCCAGTGCGAGGGCCTGGTCTACCGCCCGGACGGCACCCCGGTGAAGGGGCTCAACCCGCGCAACCAGTGGGTGCGCGTCGGCGCCCCCGTGGCGGGCGGCGAGGAGGTCCGCCTGCACATCGAGGCCGCGTCCAACCCGGTCATTCTCGACTACCACCCCTTCCTGCCCACGCAGTTGGGCGACAAGGAGACCGCGGGCAGCGAGCCGCAGTACACGCTGGCGCGGATGGATCTCGCGGTCCTGGACGAGACCGTGTGGCAGCTCGTCATGGATCTCGAAGTGCTCGGCGAGCTGATGGCCGAGCTGCCGGTGGAGTCCGCCCGGCGCTACGACATCCTGCGCGCCGTCGAGCGCGCCCTCGACGCGGTCGACCTCCAGGACGTGAACGGCACGGCGGCCGCCGCCCGCGGACAGCTGACGGACGTCCTGTCCGCTCCCGCCGTCCCCTCGGCGCACCGCATCAGCGCCGTCGGCCACGCGCACATCGACTCGGCGTGGCTGTGGCCGCTGCGCGAGACAGTACGCAAGGTGGCGCGGACGACATCCAACATGACGGCGCTCCTGGAGGACGAACCCGACTTCGTCTTCGCGATGTCGCAGGCCCAGCAGTGGGCTTGGGTCAAGGAGCACCGGCCCGAGGTGTGGGCGCGGGTGAAGAAGGCGGTCGCCGACGGCCGGTTCGTGCCGGCGGGCGGCATGTGGGTGGAGTCGGACACCAACATGCCGGGCTCCGAGGCGATGGCCCGTCAGTTCGTGCACGGTAAGCGGTTCTTCCTCGACGAGTTCGGCATCGAGAACGACGAGGCGTGGCTGCCCGACACCTTCGGGTTCGCCGCCGGGCTGCCGCAGATCATCAAGGCCGCCGGCTCCAAGTGGCTGCTCACGCAGAAGATCTCGTGGTCGCAGACCAACAAGTTCCCCCACCACACGTTCCAGTGGGAGGGCATCGACGGCACCCGGATCTTCACGCACTTCCCGCCGGTGGACACGTACAACTGCTCCATGAAGGGCAGCGAGATCGCCCACGCGGCGAAGAACTTCAAGGACAAGGGGGTCGCCCGGCACTCGCTCGCGCCGACCGGCTGGGGTGACGGGGGCGGCGGCACGACCCGCGAGATGGTCGCCAAGGCGGCCCGCCTCCGGGACCTCGAAGGGTCCGCGCAGGTGGTGTGGGAGACGCCGGAGGAGTTCTTCAAGAAGGCGGAGGCGGAATACCCGAACCCGCCGGTCTGGGTCGGTGAGCTCTACCTCGAACTCCACCGCGCCACACTCACCAGCCAGGCCAGGACGAAGCAGGGCAACCGGCGCAGCGAGCACCTCCTGCGCGAGGCCGAGCTGTGGGCGGCGACCGCGGCGGTGCGGGCCGGATTCCCTTACCCCTACGAGGAGTTGGACCGGATCTGGAAGACGGTGCTGCTGCACCAGTTCCATGACATCCTGCCCGGCTCGTCGATCGCCTGGGTGCACCGCGAGGCACGCAGGACGTACGAGCGGGTCGCGGAGGAGCTGAACGGCATCATCGCCGCGGCGCAGCGCGCGCTGGCCGGTGAGGGCTCGGGGACGCTCGTCTTCAACTCGGCGCCGCACACCCGCGACGGCGTGCCCGCGGGCGGCGCCCGCACCCCGGTCATCGAGGGCGAGGCCGCGATCGCTTCGCGCGCGGCGGGTGGATTCGTCCTGGAGAACGGGCTGTTGAGGGTCGAGATCGATGCCCGGGGTCTGGTCGTGTCCGCGTACGACCTCGTCGCGGGCCGCGAGACCGTGGCGCCGGGCCGGGCCGCGAACCTGCTGCAGATCCACCCGGACTTCCCGAACATGTGGGACGCGTGGGACGTCGACGAGTTCTACCGCAACACGGTCACGGATCTGGTGGACGCCGACGAGGTGGCTCCGGGAGACGGCGCCTCGGTGCGGGTCGTGCGCTCCTTCGGCGACTCCCGCGTCACCCAGGTCCTGTCCCTGGCAGCCGGTGAGCGGCGGCTCGGGATCGACACGGAGGTCGACTGGCACGAGACGGAGAAGTTCCTGAAGCTGGCGTTCCCGCTGGACATCCACGCCGAGCGGTACGCGTCCGAGACGCAGTTCGGGCACTTCCACCGGCCCACGCACACCAACACCAGCTGGGAGGCCGCCAAGTTCGAGGCGTGCAACCACCGGTTCGTGCACATCGAGGAGCCCGGCTGGGGCGTCTCGCTCGTGAACGACTCGACGTACGGCCACGACGTGACGCGGACCGTGCGGGACAGCGACTCGGGCACGACGACCACCGTCCGCGTCTCGCTGCTGCGCGCGCCGCGCTTCCCCGACCCCGAGACCGACCAGGGCGTGCACCGCTTCCGGCACGCTCTGGTGCCGGGCGCGGCCATCGGCGACGCGGTCCGCGAGGGCTACCGGATCAACCTGCCGGAGCGGCACGTGACCGGCTCGGGCGAGGTCGCTCCGCTGGTGGGCGTCGACCATGACGCGGTGGTGGTGACGGCGGTCAAGCTGGCCGACGACGGCAGCGGCGACGTGGTGGTCCGCTTCCACGAGTCCCGCGGCGGACGGGTGCGCGCCACCCTCACGGCGGGCTTCGAGATCGCCGCCGCGGCGGCGACGGACCTCCTTGAGCGTCCGCTCGCCGACGCGGCGGACCCGGAGCGCGACGGTGACCGGATCACGCTGACGCTGCGCCCCTTCGAGCTGGTGACGCTGCGTCTGAAGCGGGCCTGA
- the glgX gene encoding glycogen debranching protein GlgX, whose translation MLTWTGRPYPLGAAFDGDGTNFALFTEVAESVDLVLLHDDGTHDTVTMTEVDGFVWHCYLPAVGPGQRYGYRVHGPWDPAAGHRCNPAKLLLDPYATAVDGQMDNDPSLFERTAGGPSPADSAPHTLVAVVTDSAFDWGNDRPPLRPYADSVIYEAHVRGLTRTHPKVPAKLRGTYAGLAHPAVVEHLTSLGVTAVELMPVHQFAQDGFLRDQGLSNYWGYSTIGFFAPHNAYASRGSRGGQVTEFKSMVKALHAAGLEVILDVVYNHTAEGNENGPTLSFRGIDNASYYRLVDGDPAHYYDTTGTGNSLLMRHPSVLQLIMDSLRYWVTEMHVDGFRFDLAATLARQFHEVDRLSAFFDLIQQDPVIGRVKLIAEPWDVGEGGYQVGKFPPQWSEWNGKYRDSVRDFWRSGENTLAEFASRLTGSSDLYQHDSRRPRASVNFVTAHDGFTLRDLVSYDDKHNEANGENNRDGESANRSWNCGAEGPTDDEGVLELRGRQQRNFLATLLLSQGIPMLAHGDELGRTQRGNNNAYCQDNEISWTDWRLNEDQRELMEFTRRTIALRAAHPVLRRRRFFRGDTHTHEGQPLPDLVWLRPDAREMTDDDWQRRDAHSVAVFLNGDAIAEPDPYGRPVVDDSFLLLLNSYWKPVRFRLPDATYGERWTTRIDTADPQGVADETEHKPGTDLLVEARSLVLLSREARAARGATG comes from the coding sequence ATGCTCACCTGGACCGGACGCCCCTATCCCCTCGGCGCGGCATTCGACGGCGACGGAACGAACTTCGCCCTGTTCACGGAGGTCGCCGAGAGCGTCGACCTCGTCCTCCTCCACGACGACGGCACCCACGACACGGTCACCATGACCGAGGTCGACGGCTTCGTATGGCACTGCTATCTGCCTGCTGTCGGCCCCGGCCAGCGCTACGGCTACCGGGTGCACGGCCCGTGGGACCCGGCGGCGGGCCACCGCTGCAACCCCGCGAAGCTGCTCCTCGACCCGTACGCCACCGCCGTCGACGGGCAGATGGACAACGACCCCTCACTCTTCGAGCGGACGGCCGGCGGACCGTCCCCGGCCGACAGCGCGCCGCACACCCTCGTCGCCGTGGTGACCGACAGCGCCTTCGACTGGGGCAACGACCGCCCGCCCCTGCGCCCGTACGCCGACAGCGTCATCTACGAGGCCCACGTTCGCGGCCTGACCCGCACCCATCCCAAGGTCCCCGCGAAACTGCGCGGCACCTACGCGGGCCTCGCGCACCCGGCGGTCGTCGAGCACCTGACCTCGCTGGGCGTGACCGCGGTCGAACTGATGCCGGTGCACCAGTTCGCGCAGGACGGATTCCTGCGCGACCAGGGTCTGTCGAACTACTGGGGCTACAGCACGATCGGCTTCTTCGCCCCGCACAACGCGTACGCCTCCCGGGGCAGCCGCGGCGGGCAGGTCACCGAGTTCAAGTCGATGGTGAAGGCGCTGCACGCGGCCGGCCTCGAAGTGATCCTCGACGTCGTCTACAACCACACGGCGGAAGGCAACGAGAACGGCCCGACGCTCTCCTTCCGCGGCATCGACAACGCGTCCTACTACCGGCTCGTCGACGGCGACCCGGCGCACTACTACGACACCACCGGCACCGGGAACAGCCTGCTGATGCGGCACCCCAGCGTGCTCCAGCTCATCATGGACTCCCTGCGATACTGGGTCACCGAGATGCACGTCGACGGCTTCCGGTTCGACCTGGCGGCCACCCTTGCCCGGCAGTTCCACGAGGTGGACCGGCTCTCCGCCTTCTTCGACCTCATCCAGCAGGACCCGGTGATCGGCCGCGTCAAGCTCATCGCGGAGCCGTGGGACGTCGGCGAGGGCGGCTACCAGGTCGGCAAGTTCCCGCCCCAGTGGTCGGAGTGGAACGGCAAGTACCGCGACTCGGTACGAGACTTCTGGCGCTCCGGCGAGAACACCCTCGCCGAGTTCGCCTCCCGGCTCACCGGCTCCTCCGACCTCTACCAGCACGACAGCCGCCGCCCGCGCGCCAGCGTCAACTTCGTCACGGCCCACGACGGGTTCACCCTGCGCGACCTGGTCTCGTACGACGACAAGCACAACGAGGCCAACGGCGAGAACAACCGGGACGGCGAGAGCGCCAACCGGTCCTGGAACTGCGGCGCCGAAGGCCCCACCGACGACGAAGGCGTGCTCGAACTGCGCGGCCGGCAGCAGCGCAACTTCCTCGCCACACTGCTGCTCTCCCAGGGCATCCCCATGCTCGCCCACGGCGACGAGCTGGGCCGCACTCAGCGGGGCAACAACAACGCCTACTGCCAGGACAACGAGATCTCCTGGACCGACTGGCGCCTGAACGAGGATCAGCGCGAGCTGATGGAGTTCACCCGCCGCACCATCGCCCTGCGAGCCGCCCACCCCGTGCTGCGCCGCCGCCGCTTCTTCCGCGGTGACACGCACACTCACGAGGGCCAGCCCCTGCCCGACCTCGTGTGGCTGCGCCCGGACGCGCGCGAGATGACGGACGACGACTGGCAGCGCCGCGACGCCCACTCGGTGGCCGTCTTCCTCAACGGAGACGCCATCGCCGAACCCGACCCCTACGGGCGGCCGGTCGTCGACGACTCGTTCCTGCTGCTCCTCAACAGCTACTGGAAGCCGGTCCGCTTCCGCCTCCCTGACGCCACCTACGGCGAGCGGTGGACGACCCGGATCGACACCGCCGACCCGCAGGGCGTCGCGGACGAGACGGAACACAAGCCGGGCACCGACCTACTGGTGGAGGCGCGCAGCCTGGTCCTGCTGTCCCGGGAGGCCAGGGCGGCACGCGGCGCGACGGGCTGA
- a CDS encoding pep a2 — MNTAVPCYYHLDVEVSSERVSQVRRILAAHLRYWKLDILVDPVCRGVEVLLHTIDEHATDKNTDVEMWWNGQHLITAVSDHERDLPGPHYAPEGCLAEIAALSDGWGGCPTPTGKIIWFSRRARLGERAPLLPVGPAPTLNEALEMPREVPVPAFAGSAVTDPLVAAAPAARAHGPELTVPRRLVRPTPAM; from the coding sequence ATGAATACCGCAGTGCCCTGCTACTACCACCTCGACGTCGAGGTCAGCTCGGAACGTGTCTCACAGGTCAGGCGCATCCTGGCCGCCCACCTCCGGTACTGGAAGCTGGACATTCTCGTCGACCCCGTCTGCCGCGGTGTCGAGGTGCTGCTCCACACGATCGACGAGCACGCCACGGACAAGAACACGGACGTCGAGATGTGGTGGAACGGACAGCACCTGATCACCGCGGTGTCCGACCACGAGCGCGACCTGCCGGGCCCGCACTACGCCCCGGAAGGCTGCCTCGCGGAGATCGCCGCGCTGAGCGACGGCTGGGGCGGCTGCCCCACGCCCACGGGAAAGATCATCTGGTTCTCCCGCCGGGCCCGTCTCGGCGAGCGCGCCCCGCTGCTCCCCGTCGGCCCCGCGCCCACCCTCAACGAGGCGCTCGAGATGCCGCGCGAGGTACCGGTCCCGGCGTTCGCGGGCTCAGCGGTCACCGATCCCCTCGTGGCCGCCGCCCCGGCAGCCCGTGCGCACGGACCCGAACTGACCGTCCCACGCAGGCTCGTACGCCCGACACCGGCGATGTGA
- a CDS encoding DUF5133 domain-containing protein: MNSDMLLPTKTEVASHLAQYRAWERLRLAAPADRQVRAHFEDTAYTLCVLMGKRCGREAADAAERYLRPNVEHPPMAAPPLAAPAVAVAALSGR, encoded by the coding sequence GTGAACAGCGACATGTTGCTGCCTACCAAAACCGAAGTCGCCAGTCATCTGGCGCAGTACCGCGCATGGGAACGCCTGCGGCTCGCGGCACCCGCCGACCGTCAGGTTCGGGCCCACTTCGAGGACACGGCCTACACGCTGTGCGTGCTGATGGGAAAGCGCTGCGGACGGGAGGCCGCCGACGCGGCCGAGCGTTATCTCCGCCCCAACGTGGAGCATCCGCCGATGGCCGCACCGCCACTCGCGGCACCCGCGGTCGCGGTCGCCGCCCTCAGCGGGCGCTGA
- a CDS encoding alpha-1,4-glucan--maltose-1-phosphate maltosyltransferase yields the protein MNPGTVTGRVPIVDVLPAVDCGRRPAKAVPGETFEVSATLFGEGHAAVAANVVLRGPDDRPGPWTPMRELSRGSDRWGADVTPTGVGNWTYTVEAWIDPVSSWRRSAGIKVPAGIDTEVILEEGAALHERAAAGVPEHAGRDAVLAAVDALRDESRPPAARHAAALAPDVTAALAEHPLREHVSRSAPMPLLVERERALYGAWYEMFPRSEGAVVRDRERPVSGTFRTAAERLPAVAAMGFDVVYLPPIHPIGTTFRKGPNNTLSADRWDVGVPWAVGSPEGGHDAIHPDLGTIDDFDAFVRRAAELDLEIALDFALQCSPDHPWVEKHPEWFRHRPDGTIAYAENPPKKYQDIYPIAFDQDMPGLIEETTRILRFWMRHGVRVFRVDNPHTKPVMFWERVISDINRSDPDVVFLAEAFTRPPVMQALAKAGFQQSYTYFTWRDTKQELTEYLTELSRDTAAYMRPNLFVNTPDILPGYLRKGGRRAFEVRAVLAATLSPTWGVYAGYELCENTPVREGSEEYLHSEKYELRPRDWESAERAGRSIAPLITTLNRVRRNHGALRLLRNLHFHHTDNDALIAYSKRSGPDTVVVVVNLDPHHTQEATVSLDMPQLGLDAHASVPVRDELTGETFQWGRTNYVRLEPGRAPAHILTVLRPSSPPTGGSPTT from the coding sequence ATGAACCCAGGCACGGTGACGGGCCGCGTCCCGATCGTGGACGTACTCCCGGCCGTCGACTGCGGCAGGCGTCCGGCGAAGGCGGTCCCGGGCGAGACGTTCGAGGTCTCCGCCACGCTCTTCGGCGAGGGCCATGCCGCGGTCGCCGCCAATGTCGTGCTGCGCGGCCCCGACGACCGGCCGGGCCCGTGGACCCCGATGCGCGAGCTGTCCCGGGGCAGCGACCGCTGGGGCGCCGACGTCACCCCGACAGGCGTGGGCAACTGGACGTACACGGTGGAGGCATGGATCGATCCCGTGTCCTCGTGGCGTCGGTCCGCCGGCATCAAGGTCCCGGCCGGGATCGACACGGAGGTGATCCTGGAGGAGGGCGCCGCGCTGCACGAGCGGGCCGCCGCCGGTGTCCCGGAGCACGCCGGACGGGACGCGGTGCTCGCGGCCGTGGACGCGCTCCGCGACGAGAGCAGGCCGCCCGCCGCCCGGCACGCCGCGGCCCTCGCGCCGGACGTGACCGCCGCCCTGGCCGAGCACCCCCTGCGCGAACACGTCTCACGCTCGGCGCCCATGCCCCTGCTCGTGGAACGCGAACGGGCGCTGTACGGAGCCTGGTACGAGATGTTCCCGCGCTCCGAAGGCGCCGTGGTCCGCGACCGGGAGCGGCCGGTGAGCGGCACCTTCCGCACGGCGGCCGAGCGCCTTCCCGCCGTCGCCGCCATGGGCTTCGACGTGGTCTACCTCCCGCCGATCCACCCCATCGGCACCACCTTCCGCAAGGGGCCGAACAACACTCTGTCGGCCGACCGGTGGGATGTCGGAGTGCCGTGGGCGGTCGGCTCACCCGAGGGCGGTCACGACGCGATCCACCCCGACCTCGGCACGATCGACGACTTCGACGCCTTCGTGCGCCGGGCCGCGGAACTCGATCTGGAGATCGCGCTGGACTTCGCGCTCCAGTGCTCGCCGGACCATCCGTGGGTGGAGAAGCACCCGGAGTGGTTCCGGCACCGGCCGGACGGCACGATCGCTTACGCGGAGAACCCGCCGAAGAAGTACCAGGACATCTACCCGATCGCCTTCGACCAGGACATGCCGGGCCTGATCGAGGAGACGACCCGGATCCTGCGTTTCTGGATGCGTCACGGGGTCCGCGTCTTCCGCGTCGACAACCCGCACACCAAGCCCGTCATGTTCTGGGAGCGGGTGATCTCCGACATCAACCGCAGCGACCCGGACGTGGTGTTCCTCGCCGAGGCCTTCACCCGGCCACCCGTCATGCAGGCGCTCGCCAAGGCCGGTTTCCAGCAGTCGTACACCTACTTCACCTGGCGCGACACGAAGCAGGAGCTCACCGAGTACCTCACGGAGCTCTCACGGGACACGGCCGCCTACATGCGTCCCAACCTGTTCGTGAACACGCCCGACATCCTGCCCGGCTACCTCCGGAAGGGCGGCCGCCGCGCCTTCGAGGTGCGTGCCGTGCTCGCGGCCACGCTCTCCCCGACCTGGGGGGTGTACGCCGGGTACGAGCTGTGCGAGAACACACCGGTCCGCGAGGGCAGCGAGGAGTATCTGCACTCGGAGAAGTACGAACTGCGGCCGCGTGACTGGGAGTCGGCCGAACGGGCGGGACGTTCCATCGCCCCGCTCATCACCACCCTGAACCGCGTCAGGCGGAACCACGGCGCCCTGCGCCTGCTCAGGAACCTCCATTTCCATCACACCGACAACGACGCGCTGATCGCGTACAGCAAGCGCTCGGGCCCCGACACGGTCGTGGTGGTCGTCAACCTCGACCCCCACCACACCCAGGAGGCGACGGTTTCTCTGGACATGCCTCAGCTCGGACTCGACGCGCACGCGAGCGTGCCGGTCCGCGACGAGCTGACCGGCGAGACATTCCAATGGGGCAGGACGAACTACGTGCGACTGGAACCGGGCCGCGCGCCCGCGCACATCCTCACCGTCCTGCGACCGTCCTCACCGCCCACCGGAGGGTCACCCACCACATGA
- the treS gene encoding maltose alpha-D-glucosyltransferase has translation MIVNKPVPDTFEDTPTKDRDPDWFKRAVFYEVLVRSFQDSNGDGVGDLKGITSRLDYLQWLGVDCLWLPPFFKSPLRDGGYDVSDYTAVLPEFGNLADFVEFVDAAHQRGMRVIIDFVMNHTSDQHPWFQESRNDPDGPYGDYYVWADDDKQYEDARIIFVDTEASNWTFDPVRKQYYWHRFFSHQPDLNYENPRVQEEILAALRFWLDLGIDGFRLDAVPYLYAEEGTNCENLPASHAFLKRVRAEVDAHYPDTVLLAEANQWPEDVVDYFGDYASGGDECHMAFHFPVMPRIFMAVRRESRYPVSEILAKTPAIPSSCQWGIFLRNHDELTLEMVTDEERDYMYAEYAKDPRMRANIGIRRRLAPLLDNDRNQIELFTALLLSLPGSPILYYGDEIGMGDNIWLGDRDAVRTPMQWTPDRNAGFSSCDPGRLSLPTIMDPVYGYQVTNVEASMSSPSSLLHWTRRMIEIRKQNEAFGLGSYTELPSSNPAVLAFLREAPPTEDKGDDLVLCVHNFSRFAQPTELDLQAFDGRHPVELIGGVRFPAIGRLPYLLTLAGHGFYWFRLRKEAVSTTW, from the coding sequence ATGATCGTCAACAAGCCCGTCCCGGACACCTTCGAGGACACCCCCACCAAGGACCGGGACCCCGACTGGTTCAAACGCGCCGTCTTCTACGAGGTCCTCGTCCGCTCCTTCCAGGACAGCAACGGCGACGGGGTCGGCGACCTCAAGGGCATCACGTCCAGGCTGGACTATCTCCAGTGGCTGGGCGTCGACTGCCTCTGGCTGCCACCCTTCTTCAAGTCCCCGCTGCGGGACGGCGGTTACGACGTCTCCGACTACACGGCGGTCCTGCCGGAGTTCGGCAATCTGGCCGACTTTGTGGAGTTCGTCGACGCCGCGCACCAGCGCGGGATGCGCGTGATCATCGACTTCGTCATGAACCACACCAGCGACCAGCACCCGTGGTTCCAGGAGTCCCGCAACGACCCCGACGGGCCGTACGGCGATTACTACGTCTGGGCCGACGACGACAAGCAGTACGAGGACGCGCGGATCATCTTCGTCGACACCGAGGCGTCGAACTGGACGTTCGACCCGGTGCGCAAGCAGTACTACTGGCACCGCTTCTTCTCCCACCAGCCCGACCTCAACTACGAGAACCCGCGCGTCCAGGAGGAGATCCTCGCCGCACTGCGCTTCTGGCTGGACCTCGGCATCGACGGCTTCCGGCTCGACGCGGTGCCCTACCTCTACGCGGAGGAAGGCACCAACTGCGAGAACCTCCCCGCTTCCCACGCCTTCCTCAAGCGCGTACGGGCCGAGGTCGACGCGCACTATCCAGACACGGTGCTGCTCGCCGAGGCCAACCAGTGGCCCGAAGACGTGGTCGACTACTTCGGCGACTACGCCTCCGGCGGCGACGAATGCCACATGGCGTTCCACTTCCCGGTCATGCCCCGCATCTTCATGGCCGTGCGCAGGGAGTCGCGCTACCCGGTCTCGGAAATCCTGGCCAAGACCCCCGCCATCCCGTCGAGTTGCCAGTGGGGCATCTTCCTGCGCAACCACGACGAGCTGACGCTCGAAATGGTCACCGACGAAGAGCGCGACTACATGTACGCGGAGTACGCCAAGGACCCGCGGATGCGCGCCAACATCGGTATCCGCCGCCGTCTCGCGCCCCTCCTCGACAACGACCGCAACCAGATCGAGCTGTTCACCGCACTCCTGCTCTCCCTGCCCGGCTCGCCGATCCTCTACTACGGCGACGAGATCGGCATGGGCGACAACATCTGGCTCGGCGACCGCGACGCCGTGCGCACACCGATGCAGTGGACACCCGATCGCAACGCCGGCTTCTCCTCCTGCGACCCGGGCCGGCTCTCGCTCCCCACGATCATGGACCCCGTCTACGGCTACCAGGTCACGAACGTGGAAGCGTCCATGTCGTCCCCGTCCTCGCTGCTGCACTGGACACGCCGGATGATCGAGATCCGCAAACAGAACGAAGCATTCGGCCTCGGCTCCTACACCGAACTGCCCTCGTCCAACCCGGCCGTGCTCGCCTTCCTGCGCGAAGCCCCCCCGACCGAGGACAAGGGGGACGACCTCGTCCTGTGCGTGCACAACTTCTCGCGCTTCGCCCAGCCCACCGAACTCGACCTCCAGGCCTTCGACGGCCGCCACCCGGTCGAGCTCATCGGTGGCGTCCGCTTCCCCGCCATCGGCCGGCTCCCGTACCTGCTGACCCTCGCGGGCCACGGCTTCTACTGGTTCCGGCTCCGCAAGGAAGCCGTCAGCACCACGTGGTGA